A region from the Patescibacteria group bacterium genome encodes:
- a CDS encoding deoxyribonuclease IV produces MLFGSHISAAGGVTKAPERAAEVGCEVFQFFSRSPQGGSAPKLTAQVVEAFKKHCLNYNQLETYIHAPYYINFASAKVSIRHSSASIIRQELERGSLLGVKYVMAHLGSFKDVSDKKGLQYVVKGLTKMLTDYKGSTEFLIEISAGAGKVIGDSFEEVASIIHQVEKDRKVKSTIGVCFDTCHAFASGYDLRTKQSVKKVLDSFNHIIGLDKLRIIHINDSKHDLNSHKDQHEHLGKGKIGLAGFKALVQDRRLKNVNMILETPKNEAGDDPRNLAILKKFRRK; encoded by the coding sequence ATGTTATTTGGTTCTCACATTTCGGCAGCTGGCGGGGTGACTAAGGCGCCAGAGCGGGCGGCTGAGGTGGGTTGTGAAGTTTTTCAGTTTTTTTCACGCTCACCTCAGGGCGGTTCAGCACCTAAATTAACGGCTCAAGTGGTTGAGGCGTTCAAAAAACATTGCCTTAATTATAATCAGTTAGAAACTTATATTCATGCGCCTTATTACATAAATTTTGCTTCGGCTAAAGTTAGTATTCGACATAGTTCGGCTAGTATAATTAGGCAAGAGTTAGAGCGTGGTAGTTTATTGGGGGTAAAATATGTAATGGCTCATTTGGGTAGTTTTAAAGATGTTAGTGATAAAAAAGGCTTGCAATATGTGGTTAAGGGTTTAACCAAGATGTTAACTGATTATAAGGGGAGTACGGAATTTTTAATTGAAATATCAGCTGGTGCTGGTAAGGTTATTGGCGACAGTTTTGAAGAAGTGGCTTCCATTATTCATCAAGTAGAAAAAGATCGGAAAGTTAAATCGACTATTGGTGTTTGTTTTGATACTTGCCATGCTTTTGCTTCGGGTTATGATTTACGCACTAAGCAATCAGTTAAGAAAGTTTTAGACTCTTTTAATCATATTATTGGTTTAGATAAGTTGAGAATAATTCATATTAATGATTCTAAGCACGATCTTAATAGTCATAAAGATCAGCACGAACATTTGGGCAAAGGTAAAATAGGTTTGGCTGGATTTAAAGCTTTAGTACAGGACCGACGTTTAAAAAATGTTAATATGATATTAGAAACTCCTAAAAACGAGGCTGGGGACGATCCCAGGAATTTAGCTATTCTTAAAAAGTTTAGGAGAAAATAA